A single genomic interval of Prunus dulcis chromosome 5, ALMONDv2, whole genome shotgun sequence harbors:
- the LOC117627688 gene encoding uncharacterized protein LOC117627688, with protein MKTQKGKERPTMKTHQVEEEKESVTKLQKQFMNLQQDWDSYKQSNPSGKRRHSTNSSSFTMVKNLDQLLDTSPRHLMSSLQHGLSPSQGEWRVRTNDLVVEEIRRERRAAIESGKLKGRRLFEAEECETEMCFGGTEGIWCGGNGLAQESEVRSVSFDDSDGDDDDGSGKSKEIAVCFQGCSKTSSSSSLSDEDVEREVEIEARIKLVSVEEKRVANKNEGGNGRRCMAMIMPWLAITLLGFAIFFIRGFAGYPNVDEVVLVPT; from the coding sequence atgaaaacccaaaagggAAAAGAGCGCCCTACCATGAAAACTCACcaagtagaagaagaaaaagaaagtgtgACCAAACTGCAGAAGCAGTTCATGAACTTGCAGCAAGACTGGGATTCATACAAACAGTCTAACCCAAGCGGCAAGAGGAGGCATTCAACCAACTCATCAAGTTTCACCATGGTGAAAAATCTTGATCAGCTCCTTGACACTTCTCCAAGGCACCTCATGTCTTCACTTCAACATGGACTGTCACCTTCCCAAGGAGAATGGCGAGTGAGGACCAATGAtttggtggtggaggagattaggagagagagaagggcaGCCATTGAGAGTGGTAAGTTGAAGGGAAGGAGGCTTTTTGAGGCAGAGGAATGTGAAACAGAGATGTGTTTTGGAGGAACAGAAGGGATATGGTGCGGTGGGAATGGTTTGGCGCAAGAGAGTGAGGTGAGATCAGTGTCTTTTGATGATtctgatggtgatgatgatgatggctCTGGTAAGAGCAAAGAGATTGCAGTTTGCTTTCAGGGTTGTTCTAAaacttcttcatcttcttctttgtctgATGAGGATGTGGAGAGAGAGGTGGAGATAGaggcaagaataaaattggttAGTGTGGAAGAGAAAAGGGTTGCTAACAAAAATGAAGGTGGTAATGGAAGAAGGTGCATGGCTATGATCATGCCTTGGCTTGCCATTACTTTACTTGGATTTGCAATTTTCTTTATCAGAGGTTTTGCTGGATATCCAAATGTAGATGAGGTGGTTCTAGTCCCAACATGA
- the LOC117629195 gene encoding SUMO-activating enzyme subunit 1B-1-like, with translation MDGEELTEQETALYDRQIRVWGAGAQRRLSKAHILVCGITGTIAEFCKNIVLAGVGSLTLVDNRAVTEEALSANFLIPSDENVCAGKTLTELCRDSLKDFNPMVRVSVEKGDLSSFGAEFYSKFDVVVVSCCSFTTKKLINEKCRKLSKRVAFYTVDCRDSCGEIFVDLQHHKYSKQKREETIECELHYPSFEESISVPWKALPRKFSKLYFAMRVIERFEEVEQRKPGELSIADLPAVVKLKKELCEAQSLNESHIPNVLLERLVTDTREFPPVCPIIGGILGQEVIKAISGKGDPLKNFFFFDAMDGKGIIEDVSGKP, from the exons ATGGACGGCGAGGAGTTGACTGAGCAGGAGACTGCTCTTTACGATCGCCAAATTAGGGTTTGGGGCGCTGGTGCCCAGAGAAG ACTGAGCAAAGCTCATATACTAGTCTGTGGAATTACTGGAACTATTGCTGAG TTTTGCAAGAATATTGTACTAGCCGGAGTTGGTAGTTTGACACTGGTTGATAATCGGGCTGTGACCGAGGAAGCGCTTTCTGCCAACTTTCTGATACCTTCTGATGAAAATGTGTGTGCCGGGAAAACTCTAACTGAACTTTGTCGCGATTCTCTGAAAGATTTCAATCCGATGGTTCGTGTTTCTGTAGAAAAAG GTGATTTGTCAAGCTTCGGAGCAGAGTTCTACAGTAAGTTTGATGTCGTCGTTGTCAGTTGTTGCTCCTTCACAACTAAA AAATTGATAAATGAAAAATGCCGAAAGTTATCGAAGCGTGTGGCATTTTATACAGTTGACTGTAGAGACTCTTGTGGTGAAATATTTGTTGATCTGCAACACCACAAATACTCGAAG CAAAAACGGGAGGAAACAATCGAATGCGAACTACATTATCCAAGTTTTGAG GAATCAATTTCAGTACCTTGGAAAGCACTTCCCAGGAAATTCTCAAAACTATACTTTGCTATGCGAG TAATAGAAAGGTTTGAAGAAGTTGAGCAACGTAAACCTGGAGAATTATCAATTGCAGATCTTCCTGCTGTTGTGAAGTTGAAAAAGGAGCTCTGTGAGGCACAG TCATTGAACGAATCTCATATCCCAAATGTCCTCCTCGAAAGACTGGTGACTGATACAAGAGAATTTCCTCCAGTTTGTCCCATCATTGGGGGGATTCTCGGACAG GAGGTCATTAAGGCAATATCAGGCAAAGGAGACCCCCTCAagaatttcttcttcttcgacgCTATGGATGGAAAGGGCATAATAGAGGACGTATCAGGGAAGCCTTGA